A DNA window from Brassica napus cultivar Da-Ae chromosome C1, Da-Ae, whole genome shotgun sequence contains the following coding sequences:
- the LOC106437473 gene encoding putative lipase ROG1 produces the protein MIASFSFSTLQISIPDSIPSAPRFLPLGQHQLRFRFRARPKNLDHMELMKRLGIGCFAAKHSTREMKTEKDSGGEDLFIESAAKPDHLVVMVNGIIGSSADWKYAAEQFVKKFPDKVLVHRSESNSATLTFDGVDMMGERLANEVLSVIKNRTGLKKISFVAHSLGGLVARYAVGKLYEKPGEANSLESPSKAKSGEIAGLEPMNFITFATPHLGSRGHRQFPILCGLPFLERTASQTAHLAAGRTGKHLFLVDNDDGNLPLLIRMATDSFNFKFISALNAFKRRVAYANVNFDYMVGWRTSSIRRPNELPKPNLLATDPNYPHIVYVEHGNVDNGSCKSTSAVVKDENTDLEEEMLHGLGQLLWERVDVSFHNSKQRYVAHNTIQVKTYWLHSDGKDVVFHMMDHFCL, from the exons ATGATtgcctccttctccttctccacaCTCCAAATCTCCATCCCAGATTCGATTCCTTCTGCTCCTCGATTTCTTCCGCTTGGTCAACACCAGCTCCGGTTCCGATTTCGCGCTCGACCCAAGAATCTCGATCATATGGAGTTGATGAAGCGCCTCGGAATCGGTTGCTTTGCGGCGAAGCATAGCACAAGGGAGATGAAGACGGAGAAGGACAGCGGCGGAGAGGATCTGTTCATAGAGTCTGCAGCGAAGCCGGATCATTTGGTGGTCATGGTGAACGGTATCATCGGAAG TTCGGCGGATTGGAAGTATGCGGCGGAGCAGTTCGTGAAGAAGTTCCCGGACAAAGTACTTGTGCACC GTAGTGAGAGTAATAGTGCAACCTTGACCTTTGATGGTGTTGATATGATGGGTGAAAGGCTAGCTAATGAG gttttgtcTGTTATTAAGAACAGGACTGGGTTGAAGAAGATCTCATTTGTGGCTCATTCGCTAGGAGGTCTTGTTGCAAGATATGCGGTAGGGAAGCTTTATGAAAAGCCAGGGGAAGCCAACTCTTTGGAGTCTCCTTCAAAGGCCAAGAGCGGCGAAATAGCTGGGTTAGAACCTATGAACTTTATAACTTTCGCAACGCCTCATCTTGGTTCCAGGGGACATAGACAG TTCCCGATTCTCTGTGGCCTTCCTTTTCTTGAAAGAACAGCATCCCAAACCGCTCACTTGGCTGCTGGGAGGACGGGGAAGCATTTGTTTCTGGTGGACAACGATGATGGGAATCTCCCACTTCTTATCCGGATGGCTACTGATTCTTTTAACTTCAAATTCAT ATCGGCTTTAAATGCTTTCAAGCGGCGTGTGGCTTATGCAAACGTGAACTTCGATT ACATGGTTGGATGGAGGACATCTTCTATTCGCCGTCCAAATGAGCTCCCAAAG CCAAATCTTCTAGCAACTGATCCAAACTATCCACACATTGTATACGTAGAACATGGAAATGTAGATAATGGTAGTTGCAAGTCAACCTCTGCAGTAGTAAAAGATGAAAACACTGATCTTGAAG AGGAAATGCTACATGGGCTTGGTCAACTATTATGGGAAAGAGTAGATGTAAGCTTTCACAACAGCAAGCAACGATACGTAGCTCATAATACCATTCAG GTGAAGACATATTGGTTACATTCTGATGGTAAAGATGTTGTCTTTCACATGATGGATCATTTCTGTCTCTAG